The following are encoded together in the Corticium candelabrum chromosome 1, ooCorCand1.1, whole genome shotgun sequence genome:
- the LOC134186598 gene encoding carnitine O-palmitoyltransferase 2, mitochondrial-like, with translation MSVLAVSGPCRWKNHRVVSSLWSVARQLAVSSRTRSATSDRDDGPEHSEYIQQSVIPMFHFEKSLPRLPIPKLEDTCARYLTALKPLVSVEQLTATRDIVESFRDGAGKALHQQLVDKDKANRHTSYISEAWYNMYLGGRIPILLNHNPFMLFSDPQPIHTNQVVRTAVLLRSALRMMKSLQAEVLEPDIFYLKPENETPFLKRVLSLTPSSLSWYAAYAASAFPLDMSQYGRLFCTTRIPRPVKDELVTDSKARHIAVLRNGHYYVFDVISTDGRIASTSEIYQQLSEIASDTSPAAEHPVAILTSEDRDTWAVARDELAVFNADVLKLIDSSIFLVCLDNDDPSTPESLAHSLLHGDGSNRWLDKSFSLIVNKGGKAAINFEHSWGDGICILRFMNEVHDDNMKSTWTPDKDYERVKTMSPVNKLKFNLDVNNIRAIEIAQEKFQKAVDLLTFHPLVYRTYGRDFIKSRNLAPDAIMQLSFQMAFYDQYGFSPSTYESCSTGAFKHGRTETVRSASSETAEFAKAFVQENKPSRDDLQKLLQSVSAKHNKLTREAALGQGFDRHLFALRHLAAAKGESHAIFEDKSYGLMNHIILSTSTLPQNRAIQFGAFAPVTPNGFGVGYRVNPDHLGCVVSAYPTRDGSAFVTRIERSLDFIHDALK, from the exons GGACGATGGTCCTGAACACAGTGAGTACATTCAGCAAAGTGTTATTCCTATGTTTCACTTTGAGAAAAGTCTTCCTCGACTGCCCATTCCGAAGCTAGAGGACACGTGTGCTCGGTATCTCACTGCGTTGAAACCACTAGTGAGCGTTGAGCAGCTGACTGCAACACGAGACATAGTTGAAAGTTTTCGAGATGGTGCTGGAAAAGCACTGCATCAACAGCTGGTGGATAAGGAcaaggcaaacagacacacaagttACATATCAG AGGCATGGTACAATATGTATCTTGGAGGAAGAATTCCTATACTTCTCAACCATAATCCATTCATGCTGTTTTCGGATCCACAACCCATTCACACGAATCAG GTTGTAAGAACAGCAGTTCTGCTTCGCTCTGCTTTGCGAATGATGAAATCACTTCAAGCAGAAGTTCTTGAACCAGACATCTTCTACCTTAAACCGGAGAATGAGACTCCATTTTTGAAGCGAGTGTTAAG TTTGACACCATCGTCATTGTCCTGGTACGCGGCTTATGCAGCGAGTGCATTTCCATTAGACATGAGTCAGTACGGTCGTCTGTTTTGTACAACACGTATTCCACGGCCTGTAAAAGATGAACTGGTTACCGACTCGAAAGCTAGACACATTGCAGTTTTAAGAAATGGCCACTATTATGTGTTCGATGTCATTAGTACGGATG GTCGTATTGCATCTACATCCGAAATATACCAACAATTGTCCGAAATTGCTTCTGACACGTCACCTGCTGCAGAACATCCAGTTGCGATTCTGACATCTGAAGACAGAGACACGTGGGCCGTAGCTCGTGATGAGTTGGCTGTCTTCAATGCCGATGTTCTCAAGCTTATAGACTCTTccatttttcttgtttgtctcgATAATGATGATCCATCGACTCCAGAGTCTTTAGCTCACAGTCTGTTACATGGAGACGGATCTAACAG ATGGTTGGACAAGTCTTTCTCACTGATTGTGAACAAAGGAGGAAAAGCAGCTATTAATTTTGAACACAGTTGGGGTGATGGTATTTGTATCCTTCGTTTCATGAACGAAGTACACGATGACAATATGAAATCAACTTGGACTCCAGACAAAGATTATGAAAGGGTAAAGACAATGAGTCCGGTCAACAAACTGAAATTTAATCTTGATGTCAACAACATCAGAGCAATCGAAATTGCTCAAGAGAAGTTTCAGAAGGCCGTAGATTTGCTGACGTTTCACCCTCTGGTGTACAGAACGTATGGGAGAGATTTCATCAAGTCTCGAAATCTTGCACCGGATGCAATCATGCAACTATCATTTCAG ATGGCTTTCTATGATCAGTATGGTTTTTCACCATCGACGTATGAATCATGCAGCACTGGAGCGTTCAAACACGGACGGACAGAAACGGTTCGATCTGCGAGCTCAGAGACTGCCGAGTTTGCAAAGGCTTTTGTGCAAGAAAACAAACCGTCGAGAGACGACCTGCAGAAACTGTTACAGTCAGTCAGTGCTAAGCACAACAAGCTAACACGAGAAGCAGCACTGG GCCAGGGATTTGATCGCCACTTGTTTGCTCTCAGACatcttgctgctgcaaaggGAGAGTCTCATGCTATATTTGAAGATAAGTCGTATGGGTTAATGAATCACATTATTTTGTCTACCAGCACCTTGCCTCAAAATCGTGCTATTCAGTTTGGTGCCTTTGCTCCTGTGACACCAAATGGCTTCGGTGTGGGCTACCGAGTTAACCCCGATCATCTAGGTTGTGTAGTGTCTGCCTATCCAACTAGGGATGGTAGTGCATTTGTGACTCGCATAGAGCGTAGCTTGGACTTTATACATGATGCACTTAAGTAG
- the LOC134186607 gene encoding C-terminal-binding protein-like encodes MALPLVVVLGSENVSVEQDILGSIATVIGTDPHQTRHVPDEIASRVSAVSAWHTARVDRELLKRMKNCKIVVCCGAGYDNVDAQAAGQLGIAVSNAPAYGTEEVADSAMCLILNLHRRTLHLERCLREGKMGDGGVECQLREATGARRIRGKVLGLVGLGRIGTAVALRAKPFGFDIVCYDPFLLEGIEKAVGVRRVYCLEELLSQSDCVSLHCYLNDDNRHMINEKTLGYMKPGAFIVNTARGGLIDENALAEALKSGHVAAAALDVQEKEPFDSKSSSLGQAPNVICTPHVAWYSDCAWPDCLKFTAEEIGRGLVGTSPFTSGLRSWVNTESYEDQGRWTC; translated from the exons TGCGACAGTAATCGGGACGGATCCTCACCAGACACGTCACGTTCCGGACGAAATCGCGTCTCGTGTGTCTGCAGTCTCCGCTTGGCATACAGCCAGAGTCGACAGAGAGCTTTTGAAACGCATGAAAAATTGCAAAATAGTAGTTTGTTGCGGGGCAG GGTATGACAACGTTGATGCTCAAGCTGCAGGCCAGCTGGGAATCGCAGTCTCAAACGCTCCCGCTTACGGCACCGAGGAGGTGGCCGATTCTGCAATGTGTCTCATTCTCAATTTGCATCGACGTACGCTCCATCTTGAGCGTTGCCTTCGGGAAGGCAAAATGGGAGACGGGGGCGTGGAATGCCAGCTGCGCGAGGCGACCGGTGCCAGACGTATACGAGGCAAAGTGCTGGGCCTCGTTGGCTTGGGCCGGATTGGTACAGCGGTTGCATTGAGAGCCAAGCCGTTTGGATTCGATATTGTTTGCTATGATCCGTTTCTATTAGAAGGGATCGAGAAGGCAGTGGGAGTGAGGCGAGTCTATTGTCTCGAGGAGTTGTTGTCTCAAAGCGACTGTGTCTCTCTGCATTGTTATTTGAACGACGACAATCGTCATATGATTAATGAGAAGACACTCGGGTATATGAAACCTGGGGCGTTTATTGTGAATACTGCCAGAGGCGGATTGATCGATGAAAACGCGTTGGCGGAGGCTTTGAAAAGTGGTCACGTAGCGGCGGCTGCTCTCGATGTCCAGGAGAAGGAACCGTTCGATAGCAAGAGCAGTTCTCTTGGTCAAGCTCCCAACGTGATCTGTACTCCACACGTGGCTTGGTATAGTGACTGTGCGTGGCCCGATTGTCTGAAATTCACTGCTGAAGAAATTGGCAGGGGGCTAGTCGGAACGTCGCCTTTCACGAGTGGCCTTCGAAGTTGGGTAAACACGGAAAGCTATGAAGATCAAGGAAGGTGGACATGTTAA